The genome window TGGCGTAGATGCGCCTCGATTTTGGTGGGAAGGACTTCAACATCTCTACGTTGGATGGCTTTCTTCGTCCAGCTACATGTTATTCTTAAACCGGAGAAAGATGATCAGAAGCAGGCAGCAGcgtgttttatatatatatataataaagtaaaatagtaaaatactACTTCAAattgtattaaatttttttgataaataatctTTTTATACTGAACctgatttgaataaaaaaattaatttaaaatatatttttctttagacaactgttttcaaaattattttctaaccAAAAAActactttctattttctattatcaatagaaaacaaatgtaatttcaaaaaatacttttttgttgtttcaattgtattcaattattttttttaaagttgttttaaaaataattatataaatatgtataataattaaaaatagaactttaatataaaaattatttttaaaacatatttaaaagtatgaaaaataagttaaaaatattttaaattttctaacaaacttttattttacaaaacataagagaaaatgattttaaaaaatgatttaaaaacttttttttttcaaaattgttttaaaaaatagttataaaacaaaacttaatttaaaaaaaaaaaaaacgtgaaAGACACCTCCCTAAAATcattttacttaaaatatttataaaaattattagcatccttataaatatatttcatatttaaaatttgtttttttagaataaaatttattttttagtgtaACTTTAAGAACACTTACCtaaaatttttccaaaaaataattttattaacaaaataaatttttaagggGTGCttactaaaattaatttaggagaatctttttttaataatatatatcgAGAATGATAcatgtattatataaaaatttaattatattttttttcactcataAAACTTAAAgccaaataaattttaaattttattttccaaaaataattttcacttttcttaataaataaaataaaataaaaatacaaaacttATATATGTGCATAAATTGTGGTGACAATTAAAGGCATGTTTaggaactattttttagaacaattttttgttttttataaaaaaaaacacgttttacaacaaaaaaaaaatcaaataatatcttttaattgttttatattgttttcatttatttttttaagaaataattatactgtaaaatgattaaacataaaacactagatataaaaattaaggtttaaTACACTTTGCACCCTCAATCTCAACCTATTACGTGTTTTGCACATTACCCCTTTAGATTTAAAACCAAATACATTGCACCTCATGCTTCTTAAATTGCAGTACTTTGCCTTGATTGCTAGAAGGTGTTAGTTTTTGTGGATAAAAATATCACCACGTGACTGATTAATGAAGGGTAAATTTGGAAAATCCTAACCCTAAGAAACCCTCAAATAGCTCTCATAGCTCTGTCTTTGTCCTATGGGGGGTGACAGCGGTGACACTGTGTACAAGGTCCTCCACAAGTTGACGAGGAGGTTGTACGCCTTGAAGGTGATCTACAGAAACCACGAGGACGTTGTGCTCCACCAAATCTATTGAGTAATCGAGATCCTTAGAGATGTGGATAACCCCAACGTGGTGAAGTGCCATGACATGTACGACCACATCGGCGAAATCCAAGTGTTGTTGGAGCACATGGATGATGGATCTCTTGAGGAGACTCACATCGTTGATGAGCTTGCTCTCTCCGATATCGCTATTCAAATCCTCTTCGGCCTTCACTACCTTAATCGTTGAAAAATTGTACACTGCGACATCTAAAGGTGACATCGATGACATTTTCGTCCACAAAAACTAACATTGTCCAGTGATCAAGGTGGAGTGCTGCAATTTAAGAAACATGAGGTTCaatgtatttgattttaagCCTAAAGGGACAATATGTAAAACATGCGATAGATTGAGGGGACAAAGTGTATTaaaccttaaaaattattttttaaaacatatttaaaaaatattaaaaagaggttaaaaacattttaatttttcaaatagacttttttccacaaaaattataaaacagttttaaaaaactattcttaaaaattatttttcaaaattattttcaaaaaatggttaccaaacaaactctaaaatattcattttgttgcaattaaatttatttactattttgatttcattttatgTTAAAGAAGAATTAGGataggaaagaaaattattttttaacgtCTTTCTTGcaacatttaataaataaaatgtttttttaattctttttatactAACAAATGAATTCATCTAACTCCTTTTAttccaaatttcattaaataaattaattttttaggatttgatTCTAGACACAACAATGGGTTTCGGATTTTATTTAGTAGAATGCACaaatataaatgataatattctgagaacttttttaatatttattttgcgCAGCTTATCTTAAAAATTCCGAATTttaattgttataaaatatttatattttaataatgtgAAAAACAACATTAAGATAAATATCttataaatttgttttctatGCTTCTTTCATTTCTCctgcttttgaagggaagtcggCTTTCGTACGTTGTTACTAACAGTGCAAAGTTACGGGAGTGAATGACCGTTGAATCTCATCCCTTTTTCAAATGTTAGTTGAAGAAGCAAGTCCCGCCAATTTAACAGGTTTAAGAGCTCTACAACAACACTTCTTCTCTCTATTACAGACCTGCGACACCATAAAGAAACTCAAGCAAATTCACACCCAGATAATCGTCAATGgcttttcccaaaaaaatttccttctcGTTAAGCTCTTGTCTTTCTACATAACTTCTGGTAATCTCCTAAATGCACATAAAGTTTTTGAACGTATTGAAAACCCAAGTACTACTGTTTGGAATCAAATGATCCGAGGGCATTCTCAGAGCGAAACGCCCCATAAGTTGGTTGAGCTTTACAATCGAATGGTAGAGGCTGAGGCTGAGCCCAATGAGTTCACGTATTCGTTTCTTATTGGTGGTTGTGCGCGGTCGAGGTTGTTGAGAGAGGGCGAGCAGGTGCATGGAAGAGTTGTGGCAAACGGGTATTGCACTAATGTGTTTGTTCGGACGAGTTTGGTTAATTTGTATGCGATCGCTGGGGGATATGATGGGGTAAGGAAGGCACGCCGGGTGTTTGATGAAATAGTTGATAGAAATATAGTGAGTTGGAATTCGTTGCTTGCAGGGTATGTTAGGTGTGGGGATGTTGATGGGGCACGGAGGATTTTTGATGAGATGCCGGAAAGGAATGTTGTCTCGTGGACAACCATGATTGCAGGATGTGCGCAAATTGGGAGGTGTAAGCAAGCGTTACATTTGTTTCATGAGATGAGAAGGGCCGGTGTAAAATTAGACCAGGTGGCATTGGTGGCAGCTTTGTCAGCCTGTGCTGAATTGGGGGACTTGAAGTTGGGGACATGGATCCACTCTTACATTGATGAGAGACTGCATGCTGGAAATCAGCCATTGCTTGTGTCTTTGAACAATTCGCTCATACACATGTATGCCAGCTGTGGTGTAATTGATAAAGCTTATAAAGTATTCATAGGGATGCAACAGAGAAGCACTATTTCTTGGACAAGCATGATCACAGGTTTTGCAAAACAAGGCCATGCAGAAGAAGCTCTTGGTGTGTTTCAGTGGATGCAGAGGTTGGGAACGGATGAAGGGAGACCCGATGGGATAACCTTCATTGGAGTTCTGTGTGCCTGCAGCCATGCTGGATTTGTCGACCAAGGCCGTCATTTTTTTGAATGCATGAATAAAAAATGGGGCATTGTACCAAGGATTGAGCACTATGGATGCATGGTTGATCTCCTGAGCCGTGCTGGCTTCTTGGATGAAGCACATAGACTCATTGAGTCTATGCCTATGAAGCCAAATGATGCTGTATGGGGTGCTCTTCTTGGTGGATGCAGGATTCACAAGAATGCCGAGCTTGCTTCCCATGTTGCTCAAAAATTGGCACTTGAGCTTAAACCTGATCAAGCTGCAGGCTATCTTGTGCTACTGTCAAATGTTTATGCTACTGCTAAAAGGTGGCAGGACGTTGCTTTAGTGAGACAGAAGATGGTTGAGATAGGTGTAAGAAAGCCTGCAGGCCGAAGTTGGGTCCAAATAAATGGAGTTGTCCATGACTTTGTGGCAGGTGACTGGACTCACAAGCATGCATCTTCAGTATATGAGATGCTTAGCAAGATTACAAGGCAAGCCAAATTGGAAGGCTACAAACTGGACATTTCAGAGGTGCTTTTGGACGTTGAATAGGACAGATGGTGAGGAAAAGTTGGTTTTGCCTCTGGCTTGTTCTGCATCACCTATAGTATACATCTATTTGATTTGGGAAAGTTCCTGGTATCATATCCTGGGTGCAATTTATCAACTGCTTCAACATGTTGTCTGATATTAGCATCAGGGCTTGTAATCCTCTTCCCCATTACCGTAAGAACAAAGTCTAAAGTTAGAAATCCTTTGTCTGAGTTGTTCACACACTTTTTTGTGTAATCCCTCTAGCAAGGTTCAAATGATTTATTCCAAGAACATTGGAGATACTAAAGAATCATTATCCGGTTTACAAAAGCAGGTCAAACAAACTTGCATTCATGGTTTCAATTTTATGTAACTCGTAAACTAAAATTCTCACTGCAAATGAACCAATGCAGCTATTCTTTTTCTACTACAGTTTCATAATAGATAATGGACCATCTCTCTCTGCTctgtttctagttttttttaagCTTCCCACAAGAAGCCGTGGGAGTTGGGGCAGCAGGTGTTGCCTGCAGTTATGGTTGCTGAAAACTCTGGCTAGGAAAGGAATATATACCCAGTGTACACTTATCATTATACTTTGGCTAGGAAAAGAACATATACCTAGTGTACACATTTCATTATACTACATTGCTTGGCTGAGGCTTCTGAAATCAATCTGCTGTTCAGCGGCATGCTAAGGCCCAGCCCCTTGTAATCCTAGTTGACCCCCTGCCTGTCTTGGCTTTAATTTGATCTATGCCAgagaaagtaataaaaaaaattaggaaacaaTCCCGAATATCTTATCTGAATTATTGTGaagatttgaaaaagaattaaataaaattatttggaaatatgGCATAtccaaattcttaatttttttatggttatgtttgattaaatagaaagaaaaaaaaaaaagtaaaaaaataatatttttttcacccaatattcattattttctttaatttatttttatttttattttttataaacaatcaaagttaaaaaaatatatatgaaaggaaaatgaaaataaatttgaagaaaataggTGAAAAACATTTATTAAGTTACACCGTCTAtgcttttatttccttttgctttacccttttcctttatttatttattttttatttctcttttttattttctttgaccAAATGAGATCAGAGGTTATAGACGCTTGTCATGCAAGATTTGGCTGCCCACAAATGCAACCTAATCGACTGAATAGGAAGGGAATTTAACAGAGCCCAAAATGGAGAAACCCCAGTGAGGAAGTAACCTAATCCACTGTCTTTATATGCAATCCTTATTGAAGTCGTCTTCGTCAACCTTAAACCcaccctctccctctccctctccctttcTCTCCAGAGTTGTAGAGGAAAACCCTGAAATTGGATTGAGTGCCAACACTGATGGGCCCAGGTGAAGAGCGCTCTGAAATTGCATTTTTCGATGTGGAAACCACGGTGCCCACACGAGTCGGGCAGGGTTTTGCCATATTGGAATTCGGAGCCATTCTGGTATGCCCTAGAAAGCTGGTCGAGCTGGAGAGCTACTCCACCTTGGTCCGACCCCACGACCTCTCTCTCGTCTCCTCCTTGTCCGTCCGTTGTAACGGCATTACACGAGACGCCGTCGTTTCCGCTCCTAATTTCCGCGACATTGCCGATAGGGTTTATGACATTCTTCatggtctctctctctctctccctctttttgttggttgctgggaaatggagggaaaagaaaaaaatgaaaatttccaagGGTTGTCTGTTCGATAAAGGCTATGTTGTTTTTAGGGAAAATCGTTTCTGGAAAATTAtctggtatttttttttcctacctCGGAGTCAGCTTAATCTTGAAGCTTAAGGAAGAGAAATGTACCTCttcatgaataaaatataattttttttcccggGAAAATTATTTCctggaaatgttttttttattgaaaattgcggcaaattgaaaaaaatcacGTGGATGGAGGTGTTAGACTCGTTTGATGGGACGTTACTGTTGTTTTCTGGTGTCGGGTTGTGAAATTTGAAGATTGGGCCTTGTAGTTTCTTTACTGTTCCTATGTTTTCCCAGCAATCATGGGATGATTAAGGTTCCTTGGTTTTGGTTTTGAGGTTTGAACTTATGTTTTTGAATGTTAACAGGACGGATTTGGGCGGGTCACAATATATTGAGGTTTGACTGTGCTCGAATTAGGGAGGCTTTTGCAGAGATTGGTCGGCCAGCACCAGAGCCCAAGGGTTCAATAGATTCCTTGGCGCTGTTGACTCAGAGATTTGGCCGGAGAGCTGGGGATATGAAGGTATGTAGGCTGGTAGCTTGCTCTCTCTCTTAAGCACATGGAAAATTGAGCACTTTTCTTGTTGGGTAAAATTTGCTGAAGAAAAAAGGTTCTTAAATTGCATAAAATATGCTGAATGCTTTGGGCTGTAATGGGTTCCATTTTGTTTAATATGAAGCAAGCATTAGTTTcctttaattagtattattttccTGCAATTAGTGTTATTTTCCTTGGATTGTCTGCCTTCAATCTCTTTTCTTTGCCaaccaaaactaaaataaaataaatctttttcttATGTTATGTTTTTGTGAATTATAAACATTTCAAACTGCTGCAATTTAGATATTGCCTTGTTCTATTGCCTTTGAAATCGTTGTTTGATATGTGATTCCACTATGTTATCTTTTCTCACCTGGTAATCTGAATTGTCCAAGTCTGTAAGAACAAAGAACTTTAGACCCTTTCATGACTTAAAAGAAGATATATGTGTGTAATGCTTCTATGGCTCTGGCCTTGTGGAACCTCAAGAATTTGAGAagatatgcctttttttttttttttctaatcaacTTGGGATATCAGACTATGGGCATTGCAATTCTGAGGCTCAATTCACGACATTGAAAGTGCTTTTTGTTGTGTAACTTTCTGATTAATTAAATTCCATGTCTTTACTACTCACAGGAAGTGTAGagaatgttttccaaacttgtaATTGTGAAACCAATGATCCAGTACTTAATCTGTAATAATTTCAATACATTCCTCAAAtggagtgaaaagaaaaaagatggaAACATGAGTTGACTTGGTCGTTGACATCTGTTATAGATTCAGCACGTGCAAGCTATAAAAGCATATCCATATAGACTATGATACTTCCTTAATGTTCTCCATTTGGTAATGTCATTGTTGTTGTTATTCTCATATTATATGCAACACACCATCCTTTGTTATTACGTTGTTTGCAATACATCATGATCACCTATTTCATCAGTGTTTAAATATCATTCAATGAATTATTAAGTTACCTAGAATTAAATAAGCTTTTAAAGGCAGATTGTATCCAAATTCTTGTGTGCAGATGGCCACACTTGCAACCTATTTTGGGCTTGGACAGCAGACACACAGGTGATTGTGCCTTCGCTTCCTTTTAAATGTTTGTCTCTGGTTTATTTCCTTGAATTACTGTTTGTTATATATcatctaaatcaattttttttggaaagatCTTAATATGATGTTATATGTTGATGTTTTTTAGTAAATGATCCCTTCATTGAAGTCATTTGTATTGATATTAGTAGTCTAGTATAACATTTACAGTTTGTTTGGTTCCAGGAAATTactaagaaaaaagaaaaatgataaaagagaatgattttctcatatttggtattagtatggaaaatatgaaagaaaatcaaatataattacaaatagTTAACACGTAtgcattttaaaactatttaacaGTTAtataaagagttaaaataagtgaaatgagtttgaaataatacaatataaaactaatttactGATGTTaaatctgttttttattttttatttttacttttttcctcttttcctctttattttattttcctcacattttcccgctttcgggaaccaaacatagccttagtatctacaatattttatttgttttgtgaTGGTTGTCAATAATCTCATACCTAAAGCTCTTTTTTGTATATTAGATGTTTTATTCTTCAAGTTGTTCTTGAATGTTCCTTTAATACATGATTCTCTGGTTGAGATGCAGTATTTTACATGGATGGCATACTCCAGAGTTCATCCtgaatttttaacttttaacttgATAGCATCTCTGTGATGTTGCATTTTATGATATGGGGGTTAATAATGTCATAGGGAGTGTAACCTCTTTAGCTACTAAATATGGTGGACAAGTCTAGCTGCAATTAACCATTCCAATACTACTGTATCAGACCACAATTAAAATGTAGATCGTGTTGTTGAAGAGATAGGAAGTGACAGGGAAATTTCTTACTTTCTCTTGTCTTTGATTGAGCCCAAGATTCTTGCTTCCATTGGACTAATCTTTCTCGCCATGATTTTGCAGGAGTTTAGATGATGTCAGGATGAATCTGGAGGTTCTCAAATATTGTGCAACAGTTTTGTTCCTGGTAAACTTATAAACTTGCATGCTATAAGTTCTTGTTTTCCTGAATGATAAGCCATTTCTTTTCTCACAATTGTTTTAATAACTTTGTTCTTCACATTCAATAAACCAAACATAAGTGCAATATGCACATCATTGATTTTACATGATTTATGCCTTGGTAATTTTTCCATGCTCTACAGAACATTCATTACTTCATGTTGCAGGCTATTAAAAtgtcaattatttttcttgaacTTCAATACTTATTGAATATTCTGTTGAAAGTTTAGTGTGTCATGTAATTAAGTATCTTCATATTAATACGTTCTGGCACCATTTCAAATTGGTAGCATTCCAGTATTCTTCACTCTGGTCTGTTTTGTATGCTATTTATTTGTATTCTTTTGCTAAAAATGTCCTCACTTTAGTTTTGAACTCCTATGGATCACCACTTGATTGATAGTAGCATTTAGGATCTTAGGATTGGCTCTGTAGTTatcaaaatttttcatattaatttgaGCTGTCAGTTAGGCATCTTTCTGAATAACAATGTCTATTTAATCTAATATATGCCAAGTTCCTGTTTGCCAATTTCATCATTCTTTCAATTGGAAATCTCATTACTTTTTATGAAGCCTTGGA of Vitis vinifera cultivar Pinot Noir 40024 chromosome 17, ASM3070453v1 contains these proteins:
- the LOC100260292 gene encoding pentatricopeptide repeat-containing protein At5g66520 is translated as MLVEEASPANLTGLRALQQHFFSLLQTCDTIKKLKQIHTQIIVNGFSQKNFLLVKLLSFYITSGNLLNAHKVFERIENPSTTVWNQMIRGHSQSETPHKLVELYNRMVEAEAEPNEFTYSFLIGGCARSRLLREGEQVHGRVVANGYCTNVFVRTSLVNLYAIAGGYDGVRKARRVFDEIVDRNIVSWNSLLAGYVRCGDVDGARRIFDEMPERNVVSWTTMIAGCAQIGRCKQALHLFHEMRRAGVKLDQVALVAALSACAELGDLKLGTWIHSYIDERLHAGNQPLLVSLNNSLIHMYASCGVIDKAYKVFIGMQQRSTISWTSMITGFAKQGHAEEALGVFQWMQRLGTDEGRPDGITFIGVLCACSHAGFVDQGRHFFECMNKKWGIVPRIEHYGCMVDLLSRAGFLDEAHRLIESMPMKPNDAVWGALLGGCRIHKNAELASHVAQKLALELKPDQAAGYLVLLSNVYATAKRWQDVALVRQKMVEIGVRKPAGRSWVQINGVVHDFVAGDWTHKHASSVYEMLSKITRQAKLEGYKLDISEVLLDVE